Proteins encoded in a region of the Pseudochaenichthys georgianus chromosome 20, fPseGeo1.2, whole genome shotgun sequence genome:
- the puf60b gene encoding poly(U)-binding-splicing factor PUF60-B isoform X4 produces MAVTETAGGEATLTMENGQGTGSKLGLPPLTPEQQEALQRAKKYAMEQSIKSVLVKQTIAHQQQQLTNLQMAAVTMGFGDPLSPLQSVAAQRQRALAIMCRVYVGSIYYELGEDTIRQAFAPFGPIKSIDMSWDSVTMKHKGFAFVEYDVPEAAQLALEQMNSVMLGGRNIKVGRPSNIGQAQPIIDQLAEEARAFNRIYVASVHPDLSDDDIKSVFEAFGRIKSCTLARDPTTGRHRGFGFIEYEKPQSALDAVSSMNLFDLGGQYLRVGKAVTPPMPLLTPTTPGGLPPAAAVAAAAATAKITAQEAVAGASVLGALAAPQLLSQQMGIPQAVMAAQAPGVITGVYRDMSVTPVRPPIPVLPQVGLVNPVLASPPVLSNQAGGSNQQERKEEKEEMLQDGTGQEMLSDQEHMSISGSSARHMVMQKLLRKSESTVMVLRNMVGPEDIDDDLEGEVTEECGKFGAVNRVIIYQEKQGEEEDADIIVKIFVEFSMASEMNKAIQALNDRWFGGRKVVAEVYDQDRFNSSDLSA; encoded by the exons ATGGCGGTTACGGAGACTGCG GGAGGTGAAGCAACTCTGACGATGGAGAATGGACAGGGCACAGGCTCCAAGCTCGGCCTGCCGCCTCTTACCCCAGAGCAGCAGGAGGCATTACAGAGG GCGAAGAAGTATGCCATGGAACAAAGCATTaagagtgtgttggtgaagcaGACCATTGCCCATCAGCAACAGCAGCTCACCAACCTGCAG aTGGCAGCAGTGACAATGGGCTTTGGAGATCCTCTCTCACCTTTACAATCG GTGGCAGCTCAGCGGCAACGTGCCCTAGCCATAATGTGTCGGGTGTATGTGGGCTCCATATACTATGAGCTCGGTGAGGACACAATCAGACAGGCCTTTGCCCCCTTTGGCCCAATCAAGAGCATTGACATGTCTTGGGACTCTGTTACAATGAAACACAAG GGGTTTGCCTTTGTGGAGTATGATGTGCCAGAGGCTGCTCAGCTGGCTCTGGAGCAGATGAACTCGGTCATGCTGGGGGGGCGAAACATTAAG GTTGGGCGGCCAAGTAACATCGGTCAGGCGCAACCCATCATTGACCAGCTGGCAGAGGAGGCGCGTGCCTTTAATCGGATCTACGTGGCGTCCGTCCACCCCGACCTGTCCGACGATGACATCAAGAGTGTGTTTGAGGCCTTCGGAAGGATCAAGTCTTGCACGTTAGCCAGAGACCCCACAACAGGGCGACACAGAGGCTTTGGCTTCATTG AATATGAAAAGCCTCAGTCAGCCCTGGACGCTGTATCTTCTATGAACCTGTTTGACCTGGGGGGTCAGTACCTACGGGTGGGCAAAGCGGTGACTCCGCCCATGCCCCTACTGACCCCCACGACCCCTGGTGGTCTGCCGCCTGCTGCAGCGGTGGCCGCAGCGGCAGCCACCGCTAAGATAACGGCCCAG GAGGCTGTAGCCGGTGCATCAGTCCTGGGGGCGTTAGCCGCACCCCAACTTCTCAGTCAGCAAATGGGTATTCCTCAGGCTGTTATGGCTGCCCAGGCACCAGGGGTCATCACAGGTGTGTACCGAGATATGA GTGTGACTCCAGTGCGTCCACCCATACCAGTGCTCCCCCAGGTTGGTCTTGTGAACCCAGTGCTCGCTTCACCGCCAGTCCTGTCCAATCAAGCTGGAGGCTCCAACCAACAAGAGaggaaagaagagaaagaggagatgCTGCAGGACGGTACAGGGCAGGAGATGTTGAGTGACCAAGAACACATGAGCATCTCGGGCAGCAGTGCCAGACACATGGTGATGCAGAAACTGCTAAGAAAATCAGAG TCTACGGTTATGGTGCTCCGAAATATGGTTGGACCTGAGGACATCGACGACGACCTGGAGGGGGAGGTGACCGAAGAGTGCGGGAAGTTTGGCGCTGTCAACAGAGTCATCATATACCAGGAGAagcaaggagaagaggaggatgcAGATATCATTGTCAAAATTTTTGTAGAGTTTTCCATGGCCTCAGAGATGAACAAAGCCATCCAGGCCCTCAATGACCGCTGGTTCGGAGGTCGCAAAGTTGTCGCAGAGGTGTATGACCAAGACCGTTTCAACAGTAGTGATCTCTCTGCGTAA
- the puf60b gene encoding poly(U)-binding-splicing factor PUF60-B isoform X1, which translates to MAVTETAGGEATLTMENGQGTGSKLGLPPLTPEQQEALQRAKKYAMEQSIKSVLVKQTIAHQQQQLTNLQMAAVTMGFGDPLSPLQSVAAQRQRALAIMCRVYVGSIYYELGEDTIRQAFAPFGPIKSIDMSWDSVTMKHKGFAFVEYDVPEAAQLALEQMNSVMLGGRNIKVGRPSNIGQAQPIIDQLAEEARAFNRIYVASVHPDLSDDDIKSVFEAFGRIKSCTLARDPTTGRHRGFGFIEYEKPQSALDAVSSMNLFDLGGQYLRVGKAVTPPMPLLTPTTPGGLPPAAAVAAAAATAKITAQASMNPFQRDLMAFQEAVAGASVLGALAAPQLLSQQMGIPQAVMAAQAPGVITGVYRDMSVTPVRPPIPVLPQVGLVNPVLASPPVLSNQAGGSNQQERKEEKEEMLQDGTGQEMLSDQEHMSISGSSARHMVMQKLLRKSESTVMVLRNMVGPEDIDDDLEGEVTEECGKFGAVNRVIIYQEKQGEEEDADIIVKIFVEFSMASEMNKAIQALNDRWFGGRKVVAEVYDQDRFNSSDLSA; encoded by the exons ATGGCGGTTACGGAGACTGCG GGAGGTGAAGCAACTCTGACGATGGAGAATGGACAGGGCACAGGCTCCAAGCTCGGCCTGCCGCCTCTTACCCCAGAGCAGCAGGAGGCATTACAGAGG GCGAAGAAGTATGCCATGGAACAAAGCATTaagagtgtgttggtgaagcaGACCATTGCCCATCAGCAACAGCAGCTCACCAACCTGCAG aTGGCAGCAGTGACAATGGGCTTTGGAGATCCTCTCTCACCTTTACAATCG GTGGCAGCTCAGCGGCAACGTGCCCTAGCCATAATGTGTCGGGTGTATGTGGGCTCCATATACTATGAGCTCGGTGAGGACACAATCAGACAGGCCTTTGCCCCCTTTGGCCCAATCAAGAGCATTGACATGTCTTGGGACTCTGTTACAATGAAACACAAG GGGTTTGCCTTTGTGGAGTATGATGTGCCAGAGGCTGCTCAGCTGGCTCTGGAGCAGATGAACTCGGTCATGCTGGGGGGGCGAAACATTAAG GTTGGGCGGCCAAGTAACATCGGTCAGGCGCAACCCATCATTGACCAGCTGGCAGAGGAGGCGCGTGCCTTTAATCGGATCTACGTGGCGTCCGTCCACCCCGACCTGTCCGACGATGACATCAAGAGTGTGTTTGAGGCCTTCGGAAGGATCAAGTCTTGCACGTTAGCCAGAGACCCCACAACAGGGCGACACAGAGGCTTTGGCTTCATTG AATATGAAAAGCCTCAGTCAGCCCTGGACGCTGTATCTTCTATGAACCTGTTTGACCTGGGGGGTCAGTACCTACGGGTGGGCAAAGCGGTGACTCCGCCCATGCCCCTACTGACCCCCACGACCCCTGGTGGTCTGCCGCCTGCTGCAGCGGTGGCCGCAGCGGCAGCCACCGCTAAGATAACGGCCCAGGCAAGTATGAATCCCTTCCAAAGGGATTTAATGGCCTTCCAG GAGGCTGTAGCCGGTGCATCAGTCCTGGGGGCGTTAGCCGCACCCCAACTTCTCAGTCAGCAAATGGGTATTCCTCAGGCTGTTATGGCTGCCCAGGCACCAGGGGTCATCACAGGTGTGTACCGAGATATGA GTGTGACTCCAGTGCGTCCACCCATACCAGTGCTCCCCCAGGTTGGTCTTGTGAACCCAGTGCTCGCTTCACCGCCAGTCCTGTCCAATCAAGCTGGAGGCTCCAACCAACAAGAGaggaaagaagagaaagaggagatgCTGCAGGACGGTACAGGGCAGGAGATGTTGAGTGACCAAGAACACATGAGCATCTCGGGCAGCAGTGCCAGACACATGGTGATGCAGAAACTGCTAAGAAAATCAGAG TCTACGGTTATGGTGCTCCGAAATATGGTTGGACCTGAGGACATCGACGACGACCTGGAGGGGGAGGTGACCGAAGAGTGCGGGAAGTTTGGCGCTGTCAACAGAGTCATCATATACCAGGAGAagcaaggagaagaggaggatgcAGATATCATTGTCAAAATTTTTGTAGAGTTTTCCATGGCCTCAGAGATGAACAAAGCCATCCAGGCCCTCAATGACCGCTGGTTCGGAGGTCGCAAAGTTGTCGCAGAGGTGTATGACCAAGACCGTTTCAACAGTAGTGATCTCTCTGCGTAA
- the nrbp2b gene encoding nuclear receptor-binding protein 2b codes for MTMSVPERKSGSEGKEEESEDESEILEESPCGRWQKRKEQVSQGNVPGVESASLAMDTEEGVEVVWNEVLFSDKKVFKAQEEKIKEMFENLMQVEHPNIVKFHKYWLDMKESQARVIFITEYMSSGSLKQFLKKTKKNHKTMNVKAWKRWCTQILSALSYLHSCEPPIIHGNLVCDTIFIQHNGLIKIGSVWHRLFVNVFPDASVHGKARQHRDEQRNLHFFAPEYGSSEDDYAIDIFSFGICALEMAVLEIQANGDTAVSKEAIINAGQSLEDPLMKEFTQSCLRHEAKLRPTAHDLLFHRVLFEVHSLKLLAAHCLINNQYLLPENCVEEKTKSFDPNAVMAEIKHDDRQGVQLKYSHVSPLELDKFLEDVKNGIYPLMNFASSRPHPVPRALSLSQEQVETVKTPTPEPQETETRKVVQIHCNLESNEEGTKTHLSLFLKMDDKLHRQLSCDILPTDTSRDLASELVHYAFITEEDSEKVAVFLEDAISRHRVRGLTSGTTQ; via the exons GTAAGCCAAGGTAATGTCCCCGGTGTGGAGAGTGCCTCCCTGGCCATGGACACAGAGGAGGGGGTGGAGGTGGTGTGGAACGAGGTGCTCTTCTCCGACAAGAAGGTCTTCAAAGCACAGGAG GAGAAGATCAAGGAGATGTTTGAGAACCTGATGCAGGTCGAACACCCCAACATTGTCAAGTTCCACAAGTACTGGCTGGACATGAAGGAGAGCCAGGCGCGG GTTATATTCATCACAGAATACATGTCGTCGGGCAGCCTCAAACAGTTTCTGAAGAAAACTAAGAAGAACCACAAGACTATGAATGTGAAG GCCTGGAAGAGATGGTGCACCCAGATTCTCTCTGCCCTCAG TTACCTGCACTCTTGTGAACCACCAATAATCCATGGCAACCTGGTGTGCGACACCATCTTCATTCAGCATAACGGCCTCATCAAGATCGGCTCAG TGTGGCATCGGCTATTTGTCAATG TGTTTCCAGATGCCAGCGTCCACGGTAAAGCAAGGCAACATCGAGATGAGCAGAGGAATCTTCATTTTTTTGCTCCAGAATATGGAT CCAGTGAAGATGATTATGCCATAGACATTTTCTCATTCGGCATCTGTGCTCTAGAG ATGGCAGTATTGGAAATCCAGGCCAATGGAGATACTGCTGTTTCAAAGGAGGCCATCATCAATGCAGGTCAATCCCTAGAAGACCCTCTTATGAAA GAGTTCACCCAGTCCTGTTTACGCCATGAAGCCAAGCTCCGTCCTACGGCTCACGACCTTCTGTTCCACCGAGTCTTGTTTGAAGTCCACTCCCTCAAACTGCTCGCCGCCCACTGCCTCATCAACAACCAGT ACTTGCTCCCCGAAAACTGTGTGGAGGAGAAAACCAAGTCCTTCGACCCCAACGCTGTCATGGCGGAGATTAAGCATGATGACAGACAGGGAGTTCAGCTCAA ATATTCCCATGTGTCTCCTTTGGAGCTTGACAAGTTTCTGGAGGATGTCAA AAATGGGATCTACCCATTGATGAACTTTGCATCATCTCGACCTCACCCCGTCCCCCGTGCCCTCTCCTTGTCTCAGGAGCAGGTCGAGACGGTCAAGACGCCGACTCCTGAACCCCAGGAGACCGAGACAAGGAAG GTTGTTCAGATTCACTGTAACTTGGAGTCAAATGAAGAAGGGACCAAAACTCAT CTATCTTTGTTTCTGAAGATGGATGACAAACTTCATAGGCAGCTCAGCTGTGACATCCTTCCAA CTGATACCTCCAGAGACCTTGCCAGTGAGCTTGTTCACTACGCCTTCATAACTGAG GAGGACAGTGAGAAGGTGGCAGTGTTCCTGGAGGACGCCATTAGTCGACACCGGGTCCGAGGACTCACCTCTGGGACCACACAGTGA
- the puf60b gene encoding poly(U)-binding-splicing factor PUF60-B isoform X2 yields MAVTETAGGEATLTMENGQGTGSKLGLPPLTPEQQEALQRAKKYAMEQSIKSVLVKQTIAHQQQQLTNLQMAAVTMGFGDPLSPLQSVAAQRQRALAIMCRVYVGSIYYELGEDTIRQAFAPFGPIKSIDMSWDSVTMKHKGFAFVEYDVPEAAQLALEQMNSVMLGGRNIKVGRPSNIGQAQPIIDQLAEEARAFNRIYVASVHPDLSDDDIKSVFEAFGRIKSCTLARDPTTGRHRGFGFIEYEKPQSALDAVSSMNLFDLGGQYLRVGKAVTPPMPLLTPTTPGGLPPAAAVAAAAATAKITAQASMNPFQRDLMAFQEAVAGASVLGALAAPQLLSQQMGIPQAVMAAQAPGVITGVTPVRPPIPVLPQVGLVNPVLASPPVLSNQAGGSNQQERKEEKEEMLQDGTGQEMLSDQEHMSISGSSARHMVMQKLLRKSESTVMVLRNMVGPEDIDDDLEGEVTEECGKFGAVNRVIIYQEKQGEEEDADIIVKIFVEFSMASEMNKAIQALNDRWFGGRKVVAEVYDQDRFNSSDLSA; encoded by the exons ATGGCGGTTACGGAGACTGCG GGAGGTGAAGCAACTCTGACGATGGAGAATGGACAGGGCACAGGCTCCAAGCTCGGCCTGCCGCCTCTTACCCCAGAGCAGCAGGAGGCATTACAGAGG GCGAAGAAGTATGCCATGGAACAAAGCATTaagagtgtgttggtgaagcaGACCATTGCCCATCAGCAACAGCAGCTCACCAACCTGCAG aTGGCAGCAGTGACAATGGGCTTTGGAGATCCTCTCTCACCTTTACAATCG GTGGCAGCTCAGCGGCAACGTGCCCTAGCCATAATGTGTCGGGTGTATGTGGGCTCCATATACTATGAGCTCGGTGAGGACACAATCAGACAGGCCTTTGCCCCCTTTGGCCCAATCAAGAGCATTGACATGTCTTGGGACTCTGTTACAATGAAACACAAG GGGTTTGCCTTTGTGGAGTATGATGTGCCAGAGGCTGCTCAGCTGGCTCTGGAGCAGATGAACTCGGTCATGCTGGGGGGGCGAAACATTAAG GTTGGGCGGCCAAGTAACATCGGTCAGGCGCAACCCATCATTGACCAGCTGGCAGAGGAGGCGCGTGCCTTTAATCGGATCTACGTGGCGTCCGTCCACCCCGACCTGTCCGACGATGACATCAAGAGTGTGTTTGAGGCCTTCGGAAGGATCAAGTCTTGCACGTTAGCCAGAGACCCCACAACAGGGCGACACAGAGGCTTTGGCTTCATTG AATATGAAAAGCCTCAGTCAGCCCTGGACGCTGTATCTTCTATGAACCTGTTTGACCTGGGGGGTCAGTACCTACGGGTGGGCAAAGCGGTGACTCCGCCCATGCCCCTACTGACCCCCACGACCCCTGGTGGTCTGCCGCCTGCTGCAGCGGTGGCCGCAGCGGCAGCCACCGCTAAGATAACGGCCCAGGCAAGTATGAATCCCTTCCAAAGGGATTTAATGGCCTTCCAG GAGGCTGTAGCCGGTGCATCAGTCCTGGGGGCGTTAGCCGCACCCCAACTTCTCAGTCAGCAAATGGGTATTCCTCAGGCTGTTATGGCTGCCCAGGCACCAGGGGTCATCACAG GTGTGACTCCAGTGCGTCCACCCATACCAGTGCTCCCCCAGGTTGGTCTTGTGAACCCAGTGCTCGCTTCACCGCCAGTCCTGTCCAATCAAGCTGGAGGCTCCAACCAACAAGAGaggaaagaagagaaagaggagatgCTGCAGGACGGTACAGGGCAGGAGATGTTGAGTGACCAAGAACACATGAGCATCTCGGGCAGCAGTGCCAGACACATGGTGATGCAGAAACTGCTAAGAAAATCAGAG TCTACGGTTATGGTGCTCCGAAATATGGTTGGACCTGAGGACATCGACGACGACCTGGAGGGGGAGGTGACCGAAGAGTGCGGGAAGTTTGGCGCTGTCAACAGAGTCATCATATACCAGGAGAagcaaggagaagaggaggatgcAGATATCATTGTCAAAATTTTTGTAGAGTTTTCCATGGCCTCAGAGATGAACAAAGCCATCCAGGCCCTCAATGACCGCTGGTTCGGAGGTCGCAAAGTTGTCGCAGAGGTGTATGACCAAGACCGTTTCAACAGTAGTGATCTCTCTGCGTAA
- the puf60b gene encoding poly(U)-binding-splicing factor PUF60-B isoform X5, producing the protein MAVTETAGGEATLTMENGQGTGSKLGLPPLTPEQQEALQRAKKYAMEQSIKSVLVKQTIAHQQQQLTNLQMAAVTMGFGDPLSPLQSVAAQRQRALAIMCRVYVGSIYYELGEDTIRQAFAPFGPIKSIDMSWDSVTMKHKGFAFVEYDVPEAAQLALEQMNSVMLGGRNIKVGRPSNIGQAQPIIDQLAEEARAFNRIYVASVHPDLSDDDIKSVFEAFGRIKSCTLARDPTTGRHRGFGFIEYEKPQSALDAVSSMNLFDLGGQYLRVGKAVTPPMPLLTPTTPGGLPPAAAVAAAAATAKITAQEAVAGASVLGALAAPQLLSQQMGIPQAVMAAQAPGVITGVTPVRPPIPVLPQVGLVNPVLASPPVLSNQAGGSNQQERKEEKEEMLQDGTGQEMLSDQEHMSISGSSARHMVMQKLLRKSESTVMVLRNMVGPEDIDDDLEGEVTEECGKFGAVNRVIIYQEKQGEEEDADIIVKIFVEFSMASEMNKAIQALNDRWFGGRKVVAEVYDQDRFNSSDLSA; encoded by the exons ATGGCGGTTACGGAGACTGCG GGAGGTGAAGCAACTCTGACGATGGAGAATGGACAGGGCACAGGCTCCAAGCTCGGCCTGCCGCCTCTTACCCCAGAGCAGCAGGAGGCATTACAGAGG GCGAAGAAGTATGCCATGGAACAAAGCATTaagagtgtgttggtgaagcaGACCATTGCCCATCAGCAACAGCAGCTCACCAACCTGCAG aTGGCAGCAGTGACAATGGGCTTTGGAGATCCTCTCTCACCTTTACAATCG GTGGCAGCTCAGCGGCAACGTGCCCTAGCCATAATGTGTCGGGTGTATGTGGGCTCCATATACTATGAGCTCGGTGAGGACACAATCAGACAGGCCTTTGCCCCCTTTGGCCCAATCAAGAGCATTGACATGTCTTGGGACTCTGTTACAATGAAACACAAG GGGTTTGCCTTTGTGGAGTATGATGTGCCAGAGGCTGCTCAGCTGGCTCTGGAGCAGATGAACTCGGTCATGCTGGGGGGGCGAAACATTAAG GTTGGGCGGCCAAGTAACATCGGTCAGGCGCAACCCATCATTGACCAGCTGGCAGAGGAGGCGCGTGCCTTTAATCGGATCTACGTGGCGTCCGTCCACCCCGACCTGTCCGACGATGACATCAAGAGTGTGTTTGAGGCCTTCGGAAGGATCAAGTCTTGCACGTTAGCCAGAGACCCCACAACAGGGCGACACAGAGGCTTTGGCTTCATTG AATATGAAAAGCCTCAGTCAGCCCTGGACGCTGTATCTTCTATGAACCTGTTTGACCTGGGGGGTCAGTACCTACGGGTGGGCAAAGCGGTGACTCCGCCCATGCCCCTACTGACCCCCACGACCCCTGGTGGTCTGCCGCCTGCTGCAGCGGTGGCCGCAGCGGCAGCCACCGCTAAGATAACGGCCCAG GAGGCTGTAGCCGGTGCATCAGTCCTGGGGGCGTTAGCCGCACCCCAACTTCTCAGTCAGCAAATGGGTATTCCTCAGGCTGTTATGGCTGCCCAGGCACCAGGGGTCATCACAG GTGTGACTCCAGTGCGTCCACCCATACCAGTGCTCCCCCAGGTTGGTCTTGTGAACCCAGTGCTCGCTTCACCGCCAGTCCTGTCCAATCAAGCTGGAGGCTCCAACCAACAAGAGaggaaagaagagaaagaggagatgCTGCAGGACGGTACAGGGCAGGAGATGTTGAGTGACCAAGAACACATGAGCATCTCGGGCAGCAGTGCCAGACACATGGTGATGCAGAAACTGCTAAGAAAATCAGAG TCTACGGTTATGGTGCTCCGAAATATGGTTGGACCTGAGGACATCGACGACGACCTGGAGGGGGAGGTGACCGAAGAGTGCGGGAAGTTTGGCGCTGTCAACAGAGTCATCATATACCAGGAGAagcaaggagaagaggaggatgcAGATATCATTGTCAAAATTTTTGTAGAGTTTTCCATGGCCTCAGAGATGAACAAAGCCATCCAGGCCCTCAATGACCGCTGGTTCGGAGGTCGCAAAGTTGTCGCAGAGGTGTATGACCAAGACCGTTTCAACAGTAGTGATCTCTCTGCGTAA
- the puf60b gene encoding poly(U)-binding-splicing factor PUF60-B isoform X3, translating into MENGQGTGSKLGLPPLTPEQQEALQRAKKYAMEQSIKSVLVKQTIAHQQQQLTNLQMAAVTMGFGDPLSPLQSVAAQRQRALAIMCRVYVGSIYYELGEDTIRQAFAPFGPIKSIDMSWDSVTMKHKGFAFVEYDVPEAAQLALEQMNSVMLGGRNIKVGRPSNIGQAQPIIDQLAEEARAFNRIYVASVHPDLSDDDIKSVFEAFGRIKSCTLARDPTTGRHRGFGFIEYEKPQSALDAVSSMNLFDLGGQYLRVGKAVTPPMPLLTPTTPGGLPPAAAVAAAAATAKITAQASMNPFQRDLMAFQEAVAGASVLGALAAPQLLSQQMGIPQAVMAAQAPGVITGVYRDMSVTPVRPPIPVLPQVGLVNPVLASPPVLSNQAGGSNQQERKEEKEEMLQDGTGQEMLSDQEHMSISGSSARHMVMQKLLRKSESTVMVLRNMVGPEDIDDDLEGEVTEECGKFGAVNRVIIYQEKQGEEEDADIIVKIFVEFSMASEMNKAIQALNDRWFGGRKVVAEVYDQDRFNSSDLSA; encoded by the exons ATGGAGAATGGACAGGGCACAGGCTCCAAGCTCGGCCTGCCGCCTCTTACCCCAGAGCAGCAGGAGGCATTACAGAGG GCGAAGAAGTATGCCATGGAACAAAGCATTaagagtgtgttggtgaagcaGACCATTGCCCATCAGCAACAGCAGCTCACCAACCTGCAG aTGGCAGCAGTGACAATGGGCTTTGGAGATCCTCTCTCACCTTTACAATCG GTGGCAGCTCAGCGGCAACGTGCCCTAGCCATAATGTGTCGGGTGTATGTGGGCTCCATATACTATGAGCTCGGTGAGGACACAATCAGACAGGCCTTTGCCCCCTTTGGCCCAATCAAGAGCATTGACATGTCTTGGGACTCTGTTACAATGAAACACAAG GGGTTTGCCTTTGTGGAGTATGATGTGCCAGAGGCTGCTCAGCTGGCTCTGGAGCAGATGAACTCGGTCATGCTGGGGGGGCGAAACATTAAG GTTGGGCGGCCAAGTAACATCGGTCAGGCGCAACCCATCATTGACCAGCTGGCAGAGGAGGCGCGTGCCTTTAATCGGATCTACGTGGCGTCCGTCCACCCCGACCTGTCCGACGATGACATCAAGAGTGTGTTTGAGGCCTTCGGAAGGATCAAGTCTTGCACGTTAGCCAGAGACCCCACAACAGGGCGACACAGAGGCTTTGGCTTCATTG AATATGAAAAGCCTCAGTCAGCCCTGGACGCTGTATCTTCTATGAACCTGTTTGACCTGGGGGGTCAGTACCTACGGGTGGGCAAAGCGGTGACTCCGCCCATGCCCCTACTGACCCCCACGACCCCTGGTGGTCTGCCGCCTGCTGCAGCGGTGGCCGCAGCGGCAGCCACCGCTAAGATAACGGCCCAGGCAAGTATGAATCCCTTCCAAAGGGATTTAATGGCCTTCCAG GAGGCTGTAGCCGGTGCATCAGTCCTGGGGGCGTTAGCCGCACCCCAACTTCTCAGTCAGCAAATGGGTATTCCTCAGGCTGTTATGGCTGCCCAGGCACCAGGGGTCATCACAGGTGTGTACCGAGATATGA GTGTGACTCCAGTGCGTCCACCCATACCAGTGCTCCCCCAGGTTGGTCTTGTGAACCCAGTGCTCGCTTCACCGCCAGTCCTGTCCAATCAAGCTGGAGGCTCCAACCAACAAGAGaggaaagaagagaaagaggagatgCTGCAGGACGGTACAGGGCAGGAGATGTTGAGTGACCAAGAACACATGAGCATCTCGGGCAGCAGTGCCAGACACATGGTGATGCAGAAACTGCTAAGAAAATCAGAG TCTACGGTTATGGTGCTCCGAAATATGGTTGGACCTGAGGACATCGACGACGACCTGGAGGGGGAGGTGACCGAAGAGTGCGGGAAGTTTGGCGCTGTCAACAGAGTCATCATATACCAGGAGAagcaaggagaagaggaggatgcAGATATCATTGTCAAAATTTTTGTAGAGTTTTCCATGGCCTCAGAGATGAACAAAGCCATCCAGGCCCTCAATGACCGCTGGTTCGGAGGTCGCAAAGTTGTCGCAGAGGTGTATGACCAAGACCGTTTCAACAGTAGTGATCTCTCTGCGTAA